The following are encoded in a window of Brevibacillus ruminantium genomic DNA:
- a CDS encoding helix-turn-helix domain-containing protein has product MSFSEIMKAHRYRANMTLQELSERTGINRSVLGRIESGETKRPGFATWNKIASVLNIPYERVISLYVDISERADILKFLLAEAIAHTDRHIVRKAARKLLESTRINTFFALDYLLQVTRETEDEEIKITIYDMIIDSTKKQGIPFYLAKALLERYLIERYDFSRMEETYRRGKEILSYIEYLTVSERMNAYYRLGLQAYALKYFDDCIHLCRQGIAGDTDESELMASALLAITNSYINLGDSILAELYLKKYEKSDYVNANNARYLRAQLYAQKGEFDEAIAEFEICLDEAERETRIAIATDLLECYASAEDNQAIQSLLERETYFLPLQMNTPKKVEHVAMYLKRKGVYLLEHGYFPFGIESLFESLDYYRQISAFQSVTECVGIIMEAYVKESEILPREYMEKLSILCHSNNSPKTIQRRQMV; this is encoded by the coding sequence ATGTCGTTTTCGGAAATCATGAAAGCGCACCGTTATCGGGCAAATATGACCTTGCAAGAATTGTCCGAACGAACAGGGATCAACCGCAGTGTACTTGGACGAATCGAATCGGGCGAAACAAAAAGACCGGGCTTTGCCACTTGGAACAAGATCGCCTCCGTACTCAACATTCCTTATGAACGTGTAATTTCTTTATATGTAGACATTTCGGAGCGCGCAGACATCTTGAAATTTCTTTTAGCCGAGGCTATCGCTCATACGGATCGGCACATCGTCCGAAAGGCCGCCAGAAAACTGTTGGAATCAACGAGAATCAACACGTTTTTCGCGCTTGATTACCTCCTTCAAGTCACCAGAGAGACAGAAGATGAGGAAATCAAAATCACGATTTACGATATGATCATCGATAGTACCAAGAAACAGGGCATACCGTTTTATCTGGCAAAGGCTTTATTAGAGCGGTATTTGATCGAGCGGTACGATTTTTCCCGCATGGAGGAGACATACCGGAGAGGGAAAGAAATACTCTCCTACATTGAGTACCTGACCGTTAGTGAGCGAATGAACGCCTATTACAGGCTTGGCCTGCAGGCTTATGCGTTGAAGTATTTCGACGATTGCATCCATTTGTGCAGACAGGGGATCGCCGGCGATACGGATGAGAGTGAACTGATGGCATCGGCACTACTCGCCATTACCAACTCGTACATCAATTTGGGTGATTCCATTTTGGCCGAGCTGTACTTGAAAAAGTATGAAAAAAGTGACTACGTAAACGCCAACAACGCCCGCTACCTGCGTGCTCAACTGTACGCACAGAAAGGTGAATTCGACGAGGCGATCGCTGAATTTGAAATCTGTCTGGATGAAGCAGAGCGTGAGACGCGCATTGCCATTGCGACCGATTTGCTGGAATGCTATGCCAGTGCGGAGGATAACCAGGCCATTCAATCCCTTTTGGAAAGAGAAACCTATTTCCTGCCGCTTCAGATGAATACACCCAAAAAAGTAGAGCATGTCGCCATGTACCTGAAGCGAAAAGGAGTCTATCTCCTCGAGCATGGGTACTTTCCATTCGGGATCGAAAGCTTGTTTGAGAGCCTCGATTACTATCGGCAAATCAGTGCTTTCCAGTCTGTTACGGAGTGCGTAGGAATCATTATGGAAGCGTATGTGAAGGAATCCGAAATTTTGCCTCGTGAATATATGGAAAAACTTTCAATTTTATGTCATAGTAATAATAGCCCAAAAACAATCCAAAGGAGGCAGATGGTATGA
- a CDS encoding SpoIID/LytB domain-containing protein: MWKRKIGKVLSAGLLSLSLLAVQVPALAAGDMIRVALFIDNSVGYRGVVPSVTLSADGGLEVTMRTGDGATKLPNLGGESARARVDRYYLQALETSDLTRAQQVAQQLSQRKIDASIQIAEYSGQRSYQVVSGAYNTSQAASAQAAAVANATGQQPVVKGPLRLEAGRFNSVKEAQEWQQAFVSSGIPAYPVMLLDRGKLSYALWIGDEVSKDAVQRLSQKARAAYPGFSYQEANSSSYVVLKKDLIGTGAVWKYVFSPNTTLHVEPEKGGSRSPISVEEREGRKYRGSIELSEYKGNMAVINELPMEEYLYSVVGSEMAPGWPIEALKTQAVLARTRALAQGNKYGIANLSDTVFEQAYYGYEKESKDTRKAVDDTEGEVIYYKGKLAEALYYSNAGGMTADGTEVWGNEVPYLRPVMSDDAEPLEKAPLWYQVSLGDGTFGFIRSDLVQLGSGKNALGLREAVVNTENTNMRSGPSTAFHRVLTSLSQGTVVTIIRDVAEENAYSWTRGPYTGEEVAAMINASQDKNNGKRISGVVQTLRVTDRGESGRVLEMEANGQVIKVSSPDAHRSIFQQGGSALRSTKFDVEETGSITVLGAGGKSTNYPKSGGVMAIGAGGYGAMPANGYNDQFLILSEGSKLRVASKQQSFLFVGTGFGHGLGVSQYGAKAMAQNGYDYREILQHYYQNVSIERY; this comes from the coding sequence ATGTGGAAGCGGAAGATAGGGAAAGTCCTCTCAGCCGGCTTGTTATCGTTATCGCTATTGGCGGTGCAAGTCCCTGCACTGGCAGCAGGTGACATGATACGGGTTGCGCTGTTTATTGATAATAGTGTGGGCTATCGCGGAGTAGTCCCTTCGGTCACTCTGTCAGCAGACGGCGGATTGGAAGTGACGATGCGAACCGGGGACGGAGCAACGAAACTCCCAAATCTGGGCGGAGAAAGCGCGAGAGCACGCGTAGACCGATATTATCTGCAGGCTTTGGAAACAAGTGATTTAACTCGGGCCCAGCAGGTGGCGCAGCAGTTGAGCCAACGAAAAATAGATGCGTCCATACAAATCGCCGAGTACAGCGGCCAGCGGAGCTACCAGGTTGTCAGCGGGGCCTATAACACGTCTCAGGCCGCTTCTGCCCAGGCAGCAGCCGTTGCCAATGCAACGGGCCAACAGCCTGTCGTAAAAGGGCCGCTGCGCTTGGAAGCCGGCCGTTTTAACAGCGTAAAGGAAGCCCAGGAGTGGCAACAGGCTTTCGTTTCATCCGGTATCCCGGCCTATCCGGTGATGTTGCTCGACCGCGGCAAGCTTTCCTATGCCTTGTGGATCGGGGATGAAGTAAGCAAGGATGCGGTTCAAAGGCTGTCGCAAAAAGCCAGAGCTGCGTACCCCGGATTTTCCTACCAGGAAGCGAACAGCTCCTCGTATGTGGTCCTGAAAAAGGACTTGATCGGTACAGGTGCAGTGTGGAAATACGTCTTTTCTCCGAACACGACCCTGCATGTCGAACCGGAAAAAGGCGGCTCGCGGTCACCGATCAGCGTGGAAGAACGGGAAGGCCGAAAATATCGGGGCAGCATTGAGCTGTCGGAATACAAGGGAAACATGGCCGTGATCAATGAATTGCCAATGGAAGAGTATCTCTACAGTGTTGTAGGGTCAGAGATGGCGCCTGGATGGCCGATCGAAGCTCTAAAAACACAGGCGGTTCTGGCTCGCACACGAGCGTTGGCTCAGGGGAATAAATACGGGATCGCCAATCTTTCCGACACCGTTTTTGAACAGGCGTATTACGGCTACGAGAAAGAGTCGAAAGACACGCGCAAAGCCGTGGATGATACCGAAGGAGAAGTCATCTATTACAAAGGAAAACTGGCAGAAGCCCTGTATTATTCCAATGCGGGCGGTATGACGGCGGATGGCACGGAAGTTTGGGGCAACGAGGTGCCCTATCTGCGCCCGGTGATGAGCGATGACGCCGAGCCTTTGGAAAAAGCCCCGCTATGGTATCAGGTTTCACTTGGCGACGGTACGTTTGGCTTCATCCGAAGTGATCTGGTGCAGCTTGGCTCGGGGAAAAATGCGCTGGGTCTGAGGGAAGCGGTCGTCAATACGGAGAATACCAATATGCGCTCCGGTCCCAGTACAGCGTTCCATCGCGTTTTAACCAGTTTGTCACAGGGAACTGTGGTGACGATTATTCGTGACGTGGCCGAAGAAAATGCATATAGCTGGACGCGGGGGCCTTATACCGGCGAAGAGGTAGCGGCCATGATCAACGCGAGCCAGGACAAAAACAATGGGAAACGGATCAGTGGAGTGGTCCAGACCCTTCGCGTAACAGATCGAGGCGAGTCTGGTCGCGTGCTGGAGATGGAGGCGAACGGACAGGTAATAAAAGTTTCTTCACCGGATGCGCATCGTTCCATCTTTCAGCAAGGGGGATCAGCGCTGCGCAGCACCAAGTTTGATGTGGAAGAGACAGGCAGCATCACTGTGCTGGGCGCTGGCGGGAAGAGTACCAACTACCCTAAATCCGGCGGAGTCATGGCGATTGGAGCGGGCGGTTACGGAGCGATGCCTGCAAACGGGTACAACGACCAGTTCCTGATCTTAAGTGAAGGCAGTAAGCTGCGCGTAGCTTCCAAGCAGCAGTCGTTCCTGTTTGTGGGAACCGGATTTGGCCACGGATTGGGTGTCTCTCAATACGGTGCCAAGGCCATGGCTCAGAACGGGTATGACTATCGGGAAATCTTGCAACACTACTACCAGAACGTGTCTATAGAGCGATACTAA
- a CDS encoding DUF2905 domain-containing protein translates to MNPVAKLLIIGGAVLIVIGLLWQVGGRFLPLGRLPGDIVVEKENVKFYFPVVTCIVISIVLSLASYLFRLFK, encoded by the coding sequence ATGAATCCGGTAGCCAAACTTTTGATTATTGGTGGTGCCGTGCTGATTGTCATCGGTCTTTTGTGGCAGGTTGGGGGCAGATTTTTGCCTTTGGGACGCCTTCCCGGTGATATCGTTGTGGAAAAGGAAAACGTCAAGTTTTACTTTCCAGTGGTCACCTGCATTGTCATCAGTATTGTGCTTTCCCTGGCTTCTTATCTGTTTCGACTTTTTAAATAA
- the queA gene encoding tRNA preQ1(34) S-adenosylmethionine ribosyltransferase-isomerase QueA, translating into MDVKQFDFELPEKLIAQHPLADRTSSRLLVMDKKTGELAHRKFTDLIDFLRPGDVLVLNDSRVLPARLIGEKADTGAKIEVLLLKSLGDDRWETLVKPGKRVKPGTEVVFGGGLLRCICEEVTETGGRIVRFQYEGIFYEILDQLGSMPLPPYIHEQLEDQERYQTVYARERGSAAAPTAGLHFTEAYLRQIAEKGVQLAYITLHVGLGTFRPVTADVVEEHVMHSEYFEISPETAQLVNAAKAEGRRVIAVGTTSCRTLETAGKRHTGKLEAESGWTDIFIFPGYEFSIIDGLLTNFHLPKSSLVMLVSALAGQENIMNAYRTAVREEYRFFSFGDAMLLI; encoded by the coding sequence GTGGATGTCAAACAATTTGATTTTGAATTGCCGGAAAAACTGATTGCACAGCACCCGCTTGCAGACCGTACCTCTTCACGCCTGCTGGTGATGGACAAAAAGACGGGGGAGCTGGCGCATCGCAAATTTACAGATCTGATCGATTTTCTAAGACCGGGAGATGTCCTCGTGTTGAATGACAGCCGGGTTTTGCCAGCTCGGTTGATCGGCGAAAAGGCGGATACCGGTGCGAAAATCGAGGTGTTGTTACTAAAATCACTGGGCGACGATCGGTGGGAGACACTGGTCAAGCCGGGGAAAAGAGTAAAGCCCGGAACTGAAGTTGTCTTTGGTGGCGGTCTTCTGCGGTGTATCTGTGAAGAAGTCACGGAAACAGGCGGCAGGATCGTCCGCTTTCAATACGAGGGAATCTTCTACGAGATTCTCGATCAGCTCGGCTCCATGCCGCTGCCGCCTTATATTCATGAGCAGCTGGAGGACCAGGAGCGCTATCAGACCGTATACGCACGAGAGCGAGGGTCTGCTGCGGCACCGACAGCGGGGCTTCATTTTACAGAAGCGTACCTCAGGCAGATCGCCGAAAAAGGGGTTCAGCTTGCATACATTACCCTTCACGTCGGCTTGGGAACGTTTCGCCCCGTCACAGCTGATGTTGTAGAAGAACATGTCATGCACAGCGAGTATTTTGAAATTTCACCGGAAACGGCACAGCTAGTCAATGCCGCCAAGGCAGAAGGAAGACGAGTGATCGCAGTGGGAACAACCTCCTGCCGAACGCTGGAGACAGCCGGAAAACGGCATACCGGCAAACTGGAAGCAGAGTCGGGCTGGACGGATATCTTCATTTTTCCGGGATATGAATTCAGCATCATTGATGGACTTCTGACCAATTTTCATCTGCCCAAATCGAGTCTGGTCATGCTGGTCAGTGCGCTGGCCGGCCAAGAGAATATCATGAATGCCTACCGGACGGCTGTCCGGGAAGAGTACCGTTTTTTTAGCTTCGGTGACGCGATGCTCTTGATCTAA
- the tgt gene encoding tRNA guanosine(34) transglycosylase Tgt translates to MAVRYELIKTCKQTGARLGKLHTPHGTIDTPVFMPVGTQATVKTMSPEELKEIGAGIILSNTYHLFLRPGHEIVREAGGLHGFMNWDRAILTDSGGFQVFSLSNLRKITEEGVSFRSHLNGEKLFIGPEEATQIQNALGADIFMAFDECAPYPAEYDYVKQSMERTTRWAERCLQAHTRPNEQALFGIVQGGMYKDLREQSARDLVSMDFPGYAIGGLSVGEPFPLMYEILEHTVPLLPSGKARYLMGVGSPDALIEGSIRGIDMFDCVLPTRIARNGTCMTSQGRVVIRNAKYARDFGPLDPQCDCYTCKNYSRAYIRHLMKAEETFGIRLTTYHNLYFLVTLMKEVRKAIAEDRLGDFRDQFFAQYGLSEDRSF, encoded by the coding sequence TTGGCTGTCCGCTATGAATTGATCAAAACATGCAAGCAGACCGGCGCTCGTCTCGGGAAGCTGCATACCCCGCATGGGACTATCGACACTCCTGTATTTATGCCGGTAGGTACCCAGGCGACGGTAAAAACCATGAGTCCCGAAGAGCTGAAAGAGATCGGGGCCGGCATTATTTTAAGCAATACATACCATCTTTTTTTGCGTCCTGGTCACGAAATTGTCCGGGAAGCAGGCGGCTTGCACGGGTTTATGAATTGGGACCGCGCTATCTTAACCGATTCGGGCGGATTTCAGGTCTTTAGCCTTAGCAATCTGCGCAAAATTACGGAAGAAGGCGTCTCTTTCCGCTCGCATCTGAATGGCGAAAAGCTGTTTATCGGCCCGGAAGAAGCCACCCAGATTCAGAACGCACTGGGGGCAGATATCTTCATGGCTTTCGATGAATGCGCTCCCTATCCAGCGGAGTACGATTACGTCAAACAATCCATGGAGCGAACCACCAGATGGGCAGAGAGATGTCTGCAAGCGCATACCAGGCCGAATGAGCAGGCGCTATTCGGGATTGTGCAGGGAGGCATGTACAAAGATTTGCGCGAGCAAAGTGCGCGCGATCTGGTATCCATGGATTTCCCGGGGTACGCAATCGGCGGCTTGAGTGTGGGGGAACCATTCCCTTTGATGTATGAGATTTTGGAGCATACGGTTCCGCTCTTGCCTTCGGGTAAGGCTCGTTATTTGATGGGAGTAGGTTCACCAGACGCCCTGATCGAAGGCTCCATACGCGGAATTGATATGTTTGATTGCGTGCTGCCTACGCGAATTGCGCGAAATGGGACATGCATGACCAGCCAGGGAAGGGTCGTTATTCGCAACGCCAAGTACGCCCGTGATTTTGGGCCGCTTGACCCGCAGTGCGATTGCTATACCTGCAAGAATTACTCTCGCGCATACATCAGGCACCTGATGAAGGCAGAAGAGACATTTGGCATCAGACTTACCACGTATCACAACCTGTACTTCTTGGTTACTCTGATGAAAGAAGTACGGAAGGCGATTGCAGAAGACCGCCTCGGAGATTTTCGCGACCAGTTTTTCGCTCAATATGGTTTGAGTGAAGATAGATCTTTTTAA
- the ruvC gene encoding crossover junction endodeoxyribonuclease RuvC: MKIIGIDPGIAIVGFGVIDKQGSQLKPVQYGSIQTEAGLPVPLRLKQIFEAMQTLLDTYKPDEMAVEKLFFNKNVTTAFTVGQARGVILLAAELAGIPVYEYTPMQVKQAVTGYGGAEKKQIQEMTKMLLKLKEVPKPDDVADALGIAITHAQTRTFISLAEGAQK, translated from the coding sequence ATGAAGATCATCGGGATTGACCCGGGAATCGCCATCGTCGGTTTCGGTGTGATCGACAAACAGGGGAGTCAGCTTAAGCCCGTTCAATACGGAAGTATCCAAACCGAGGCAGGGTTGCCGGTGCCGCTTCGTTTAAAGCAAATATTTGAAGCGATGCAAACCTTGCTCGATACATATAAACCGGATGAGATGGCTGTGGAAAAGCTGTTTTTCAATAAAAACGTCACGACCGCCTTCACCGTAGGTCAGGCGCGTGGTGTGATCCTGCTGGCCGCTGAGCTGGCAGGGATTCCTGTCTATGAGTATACGCCCATGCAAGTGAAGCAAGCGGTTACCGGATACGGCGGGGCAGAGAAAAAACAAATTCAGGAAATGACGAAGATGCTGCTGAAGTTAAAGGAAGTGCCCAAGCCGGATGACGTGGCCGACGCATTGGGGATTGCCATAACTCACGCGCAAACTCGAACATTCATTTCCCTGGCGGAAGGAGCACAGAAATGA
- the ltrA gene encoding group II intron reverse transcriptase/maturase: protein MMKQLLSRENLLTALKRVEKNKGSHGVDGMSVKSLREHIMTNWDSIRQQVEAGTYQPQPVRRIEIPKPNGGVRLLGIPTVTDRFIQQAIAQILTPIFDPMFSEHSYGFRPNRRGHDAVRRAKGFMKDGKRWVVDLDLEKFFDKVNHDKLMGLIAKHVKDKTLLKLIRSYLESGVMINGLETANEEGVPQGGPLSPLLSNIMLHELDMELEKRGLSFVRYADDCNVYISSKKAGKRVMTSITAFIEGKLKLKVNQEKSAVDRPWKRKFLGFSFTYQSDPKVRIAKESMKKVKQRIRELTSRSKALPMEYRIEQLNQYLIGWAGYFSLADTPSVFTSLDEWIRRRLRMCLWKQWKNPKTKVKRLITLGVPKAKAYEWGNSRKKYWRIACSPILHRTLNNAYWQTEGLKSLTDRYFLLRHT from the coding sequence ATGATGAAGCAGCTTCTGTCACGGGAAAACCTTCTGACAGCATTAAAGAGAGTGGAAAAGAATAAAGGAAGCCACGGTGTGGATGGTATGTCAGTAAAATCCCTACGTGAACATATCATGACCAACTGGGACTCCATCCGCCAGCAGGTAGAGGCAGGTACCTATCAACCGCAACCAGTCCGAAGGATCGAAATCCCGAAACCGAACGGTGGCGTGCGCTTGTTAGGGATACCTACCGTAACAGACCGCTTTATCCAACAGGCAATCGCTCAGATTCTTACCCCGATCTTCGATCCGATGTTTTCCGAACACAGTTATGGTTTCCGACCAAATAGACGAGGACACGATGCAGTCCGAAGGGCGAAGGGATTTATGAAAGACGGGAAACGATGGGTTGTTGACTTAGACTTAGAGAAATTCTTCGATAAAGTGAACCATGACAAGTTAATGGGCCTAATCGCTAAACATGTCAAGGACAAGACACTTCTTAAGCTCATCAGAAGCTATTTAGAATCTGGCGTCATGATTAACGGACTAGAAACAGCCAACGAGGAAGGGGTACCGCAAGGTGGCCCTCTAAGTCCGCTCTTATCCAACATTATGCTGCATGAATTGGATATGGAGCTTGAAAAACGTGGGCTTAGCTTCGTCCGTTATGCGGACGACTGCAACGTATATATTTCCTCAAAGAAGGCTGGCAAACGGGTGATGACATCCATTACCGCGTTTATTGAAGGAAAGCTAAAACTCAAAGTCAACCAAGAGAAAAGCGCGGTAGACAGACCGTGGAAGCGTAAATTTCTTGGGTTTAGCTTTACCTATCAGTCTGATCCAAAGGTTCGAATTGCGAAAGAAAGCATGAAGAAGGTAAAACAACGAATTCGGGAACTTACCTCAAGATCTAAAGCGCTTCCCATGGAGTATCGGATTGAACAGCTAAATCAATACCTGATTGGCTGGGCGGGATACTTCTCACTTGCAGACACACCTTCGGTATTTACCAGTCTAGACGAATGGATAAGAAGAAGGCTCCGCATGTGCCTCTGGAAACAGTGGAAGAACCCCAAAACAAAAGTAAAAAGGCTCATTACCTTGGGAGTACCCAAAGCAAAAGCCTACGAATGGGGTAATTCACGTAAGAAATACTGGCGTATTGCATGCAGTCCTATACTTCACAGAACTTTGAATAACGCCTACTGGCAGACCGAAGGTCTGAAAAGTCTTACGGATAGGTATTTTCTTTTACGTCATACCTAG
- the ruvA gene encoding Holliday junction branch migration protein RuvA: MIDFVEGTLVYLDSEYVVVETGGIGYRLFCPNPYHFVRYEGMKTKLYTHHHVREDAILLYGFPTRDERDLFRKLLDVSGIGPKGGLAILSAATPEQIVMAVQQENVTYLTKFPGIGKKTAQRIILDLKDKLSGFTPSAFQTVAATELTAGASAATTLQEAVDALQSLGYSDLEVQKIRGELSKEAKNGAGIEQLIKQGLALFMRG; encoded by the coding sequence ATGATTGATTTTGTGGAAGGGACACTGGTCTACCTGGATTCCGAGTATGTGGTTGTGGAGACGGGAGGGATCGGGTATCGGCTGTTCTGTCCCAATCCGTATCATTTCGTCAGGTACGAAGGAATGAAGACCAAGCTTTATACGCATCATCATGTGCGGGAAGACGCCATTTTGCTGTACGGCTTTCCGACGCGGGACGAGCGCGACCTGTTTCGCAAATTGCTTGACGTTTCCGGCATCGGTCCAAAAGGCGGCTTGGCGATCCTTTCCGCTGCGACGCCGGAGCAGATCGTCATGGCCGTTCAACAGGAGAACGTCACCTATTTGACGAAGTTCCCTGGAATCGGGAAAAAGACGGCCCAACGGATCATTCTCGATCTGAAGGATAAGCTGTCCGGCTTTACACCTTCTGCGTTCCAGACCGTGGCGGCAACTGAATTGACCGCAGGCGCCTCCGCTGCGACAACCCTGCAGGAGGCAGTAGATGCACTGCAATCGCTGGGCTATTCCGATCTGGAAGTGCAAAAAATACGCGGAGAGCTGTCCAAAGAAGCGAAAAATGGCGCCGGTATCGAACAATTGATCAAGCAGGGTCTCGCCTTGTTTATGAGGGGGTAA
- the ruvB gene encoding Holliday junction branch migration DNA helicase RuvB, producing the protein MDDRIITTHMNWEEDAAELSLRPRYLHEYIGQQQAKDNLKVFIEAAKMRKEALDHVLLYGPPGLGKTTLSQIIANELGVSIRTTSGPAIERPGDLAAILTNLQEGDVLFIDEIHRLNRSVEEVLYPAMEDFALDIIIGKGPSARSVRLDLPPFTLVGATTRAGMLSSPLRDRFGVVNRLEFYTVPELTFIVSRAADILQIGMREDGAVEIAKRSRGTPRVANRLLKRVRDFAQVQGEGVVTAEIAREALERLQVDACGLDHIDHKLLLAIIDRFDGGPVGLDTISATIGEESQTIEDVCEPYLLQIGFIQRTPRGRVATPDAYEHFGREMKKA; encoded by the coding sequence GTGGACGATCGCATCATCACGACACATATGAACTGGGAAGAGGATGCGGCAGAGCTAAGTCTTCGCCCTCGTTATCTTCATGAATATATTGGACAGCAGCAGGCAAAAGATAATCTGAAGGTCTTTATCGAGGCGGCCAAGATGCGCAAAGAAGCGCTTGACCACGTCTTGCTTTATGGACCGCCGGGTCTTGGCAAAACGACGCTGTCGCAGATAATTGCCAATGAATTGGGCGTCAGCATCCGCACGACCTCCGGGCCCGCCATTGAACGTCCGGGTGATCTGGCAGCCATCCTGACGAATCTCCAGGAAGGCGATGTCCTGTTTATCGATGAGATTCACCGTCTGAACCGGAGTGTCGAAGAGGTGCTCTATCCGGCGATGGAAGACTTTGCGCTTGACATCATTATTGGAAAAGGGCCCAGCGCTCGAAGCGTCCGGCTTGATCTTCCTCCGTTTACGCTGGTGGGAGCGACGACCCGCGCAGGGATGCTTTCCTCTCCGCTTCGCGACCGTTTTGGGGTCGTCAATCGCCTGGAGTTCTATACAGTACCGGAATTGACCTTCATTGTCAGTCGAGCCGCTGATATTTTGCAGATTGGCATGCGTGAGGACGGGGCTGTCGAAATTGCCAAACGATCGCGAGGGACACCGCGCGTGGCGAATCGCCTGTTAAAACGTGTTCGTGACTTTGCGCAGGTACAGGGAGAAGGCGTCGTAACGGCAGAAATCGCCCGGGAAGCATTGGAGCGTCTGCAGGTAGATGCCTGCGGACTGGATCACATCGATCACAAGCTGCTCCTCGCCATTATTGATCGGTTCGACGGCGGACCAGTCGGTTTGGATACGATTTCCGCCACGATTGGAGAAGAGAGCCAGACGATTGAGGATGTCTGTGAGCCTTATCTGCTGCAGATCGGCTTTATTCAGCGCACTCCAAGGGGACGGGTCGCTACCCCTGATGCCTATGAACATTTTGGTCGGGAGATGAAAAAAGCATGA
- a CDS encoding BofC C-terminal domain-containing protein: protein MKREWKKEWNWNGKRRWMVHTVWSAALAAGVVGGFAMGKSMDSQPDSFYRGASVDALATSNAYQVVFAKTYLCGVKTEEVTRVPKSEVANTLANHKGWEVLSADPEKLILFKRENDIAPECKENGYIGISTDGMLTLFHGLPEEAEVVQTFYRINTEKMEARMSKEDIESLKKGIRIRDLAEYNSVLSTYGEFQIGAGNE, encoded by the coding sequence ATGAAACGGGAATGGAAAAAGGAATGGAATTGGAACGGGAAGCGTCGGTGGATGGTTCACACGGTATGGAGTGCAGCTTTGGCAGCAGGAGTGGTGGGCGGCTTCGCCATGGGCAAAAGCATGGACAGTCAACCGGACAGTTTTTATCGCGGAGCGTCTGTTGACGCATTGGCGACGAGCAACGCTTATCAGGTGGTATTTGCAAAAACCTATCTGTGCGGGGTGAAAACCGAAGAGGTGACCCGCGTTCCGAAAAGCGAGGTGGCGAATACCCTGGCAAACCATAAGGGCTGGGAAGTTTTATCGGCCGATCCGGAAAAACTCATCTTGTTTAAAAGGGAAAACGATATCGCACCGGAGTGCAAGGAAAACGGGTATATCGGGATTTCAACCGATGGCATGCTGACACTGTTTCATGGTTTACCGGAGGAAGCTGAAGTCGTCCAAACCTTTTATCGCATCAACACGGAAAAAATGGAGGCGAGAATGTCAAAAGAAGACATTGAATCGCTGAAAAAAGGCATCCGCATTCGCGATCTGGCTGAGTACAACAGTGTTTTGTCCACCTATGGTGAGTTTCAGATCGGTGCAGGAAACGAGTGA